The window CAATCAGGTTCCTAAACTAATACAAAATCATCAATTTGAATcctcattctaaacaaaaatcatcaattaaaaatcattctaaacaaaaatcatcaattgagaccTCACCGAAAatcattaaatattatttattatattatctaCTCCAACCAATCCAACCAAATCATCTATAATCCAATTATAAATTCGGTTTGATATCCGATTCGATTCTGACAACATTACTTTTAATTAACCATCTACTCCAAATCATGTCGGAAATCTAAAAGCTCCACTGAATCACATCAAATTACAATAGAACTTTCCTATTTACTTAACATATTTCAATGAAATCAACTGCAAAACTCCCATCGCAAATAAATAAGCAAACAGTCCCTTAGAAATTTATATAGACCAAAAAGCATAATCTTTTTCCAAATAGAACTCATTTAGAAAGAAGCTTTCTATTCTTATTATGTAATTAGGAAAAAACTAAAATAGAATTCTAAACATACCATAAAAAACTTCAATATAGGAGATGTTACCATTATCAAGGTTTGGTCTGAGTAAAACCGATCAAACTTGAGACAGTTGCTAACGAATTGAGAAAGATGGAATATATTTCATTGCTTGAACAGTCAATTTACAACCTTCTCAGATATAGTTTTGAATGGTGCAAAGCGCACTAAGACGTAAAGGGGTTCTGGAGCCTAGGCACAAGGCTCAGGCACACGCCCACGCCCGAGCGACACAAGacagcacaaaaaaaaaaaaaagtaacatataaaattacaaataatgGCACTTTATAAAAAAGGATAAGACCTAGGCCTAGCACTTGAACTAGAGGCACTCATAACATTTTTTCCTACTACTCTAGTTTGATAAGCACTTTCTTCACCTCCAACAACCTACTAACATCGGCCTATAAAACCATAACACTAGCTCATCTTCATCCGACCCCTCTCCATCCAATCTACCCATCACCCATTCATTGACATCGTCTATATCTTGTAAAGAAATCGGGTCTACAGTGCCACGAGCTTcaagggagaagaagaagaagttactTTTGCATTTTTTCCTTCAAGGTCGCAGCTTCTgctcttttttttcctttttttttctaatttaatatGAGCCTTAGTCGTAAAGATTTCCTATGGCTATGATTAAAAGTTGAAAAACCCCTAAAAAACCTTCAAACCCCCTTAAAACAATGCCTAGAGAGCCTAGGCGCAGCAAGGGGCATGGGTTGCTGACATCGCCCGCCTGAGACGTACCGAGGCACTAACCTATTTGCCTTAAGTTAGGCGTGCTTTTAAAAACTATGGTCAGGCATCACCAATTTACCTTCCCATTTAGCATAAAAGTATAATTAACAGTTCCTAATTTCCTTAAAAGTATAATTCAAGTAAAAGATGTACATTCTGCTGGAACATGGGAAATCAACATGAAACTAAACCATGGaataattttcttaaaaaatgaaCAAGAAACTACTAAAAAGAATGTGATGCATATTTAGATACCTCTGGTGACTTGGAACATAACAACTCAACAACAGCATACGGAGAAGATCTTGAAAAGCTTAACAACTTTTGAGGAACTTTAAACATAAAAGCAGCTCCATGATTATCTTCTACAATGACGACCATCCTTTCCAACACTTTTGCATTTTTCAACAGATACTCAACAAAGTTGAGCGCAAGCTTAAGTTGAAGATCATCATTATCCGAGAGGCCATAGATTTTAACAATCTTCACATGTGACACCAAACAATCAAAAGCATCTCCCTTTGAATTCCAGTAGTTCTCTCCAGAAACATTCAAGTCTGGAAAATCATGAGGCGTTTCACACTAGAGATAGACAATATTAGGATACCAAAATAAATCTATTAGCTCATTAAACCATATGCTTTGCAAGTTATAAGAATGCATTTGCAAATCGAGAAAGTTCACAAAACATAAGAAACATTGAAACAAACACATAAAATATAAGAGGATGAGGTGAATAAACTAGATTTGAAAGAAAATGGAGGAAGGCAAGGAAGAGAGGAAGTGTGAAGATCGCAATGAACAATAGCTTCAGGGAGACATCAATcatttgaacaaaataaattcaaTTCTTCAAATAAAATGtctaaataaaattgaaatttacaGATTTTAGGGTTCCTGTGATGTAAGAAAAGCTAGGTTAGAAGCTCGacccgaaaaaaaaaaaaaaaaaaagacttcaGGGGGTTGCTTCCAGCGCTGACAAAGCTCCTCTATGTAAGAAattattctttctttttctttaaaacGAAACGACGTCGTTTCAATTAGTTGtgtttaaaaaagaaaagaaaatataaataggTTATCTTCAACCTTTTGTTCAAGTTTCAGGGGGCAATTTGCAAAAAACAAAACCTTCCAAACCCAAACAATGGGTGAAAATAGTGCATGGGGATAAAAAGAATTTCCTAAAATCCAGTGGGGGCAATCCCCCGAAGTATATCCATCCCCTACACATAAGGCTTGACTTAAATTTGAAGTTAAGATTGATTACCTCAATACCGCGCAAAGTTATAACTAATTTCTCAAGCTCTGGAGAACTACGAAGAGCATATGCAATTCCCGGAAGGTTCTCAACACCGTCAAAAGTCAAACATTTGCTATTTATTAATGGAGAAGATACTCCTTCCATCTCCAAAGCTGATAGAGTCTTCAAGCATAacgaaaatgaaaattaaaaaatggcgACAGTAACTCCATTtcaaatttgaatttgatttctaACAATTAGCTATTAAATATATTTGCTTTAGGAGTTACCTTGAGAAAGCAGCGCCCAAAATTTAGCTCCTTAACATGGCGAAGCTGCTCAAGCATCATCCTCCCCAAATTTTCATTATTCATACCAGAATAACAATCGAAGTCAAGAGTAACACAAATCGAAGGTGTCATATTAATCAATTCGATTGTTTTAATGTTCAAAGAACACAAATGCAATTCCTTAAGGTTCGGACACGAAATTACAATTGCATCCGCATCAACATCTACTAAAAGTAATTTCTTCAAAGAGTTTGAATCAATAACAAGTTGTTTAAACTCCTTACAACGGATTAATTCTAACAATTGAAGTGATGTGCTAACGGataaaacatttttaatttCTCTATCAG is drawn from Euphorbia lathyris chromosome 9, ddEupLath1.1, whole genome shotgun sequence and contains these coding sequences:
- the LOC136206656 gene encoding putative F-box/LRR-repeat protein At3g18150, which encodes MGSKTVKMEEEKDRISALPDSIIHHILSFLPSTKKAIQTSVLSKQWQNHWTHVPVLIFDLSGMRYRSVQDICRIFKFLDNTLILHDCSKIKKFHIKSFWNNSIPDSNYNVKLLFAIRKEVEELVLTMYSENDYKLPNFFFNNASLIKLDLLSFTLIPNGRVNWERLKDLCLMSCLWSTQAIESILGGTPLLESLEIKYCSGFDRLAIASKSLKRLVLALLHSGEVLVLEIYCPNLVEFSASDWWYDFSLSDREIKNVLSVSTSLQLLELIRCKEFKQLVIDSNSLKKLLLVDVDADAIVISCPNLKELHLCSLNIKTIELINMTPSICVTLDFDCYSGMNNENLGRMMLEQLRHVKELNFGRCFLKTLSALEMEGVSSPLINSKCLTFDGVENLPGIAYALRSSPELEKLVITLRGIECETPHDFPDLNVSGENYWNSKGDAFDCLVSHVKIVKIYGLSDNDDLQLKLALNFVEYLLKNAKVLERMVVIVEDNHGAAFMFKVPQKLLSFSRSSPYAVVELLCSKSPEVSKYASHSF